From the Streptomyces pluripotens genome, one window contains:
- a CDS encoding response regulator: MGKTRTRWPVRTYSQVVPGASGRVLVVDDNKVIRQLIRVNLELEGLEVVTAADGAECLDVVHQVRPDLVTLDVVMPRLDGLRTAARLRADPRTSHLPLAVISACTQYEVETGLGVGVDAFLAKPFEPAELVRLVKRLIGRPTGREGEGHGGGRQGGEGPDQGGGGDDEGGEGGVADGVSGGISFGG; the protein is encoded by the coding sequence GTGGGGAAAACCCGGACGCGGTGGCCGGTCCGGACCTACTCTCAAGTTGTGCCAGGCGCGTCGGGCCGGGTGCTTGTTGTGGACGACAACAAGGTCATCCGGCAGCTGATCAGGGTCAACCTTGAGCTGGAAGGGCTTGAGGTCGTGACCGCAGCCGATGGTGCCGAGTGCCTGGACGTGGTGCACCAGGTGCGGCCGGACCTGGTGACGCTCGATGTCGTCATGCCCCGGTTGGACGGGTTGCGCACTGCTGCCCGGCTCCGTGCCGATCCGCGTACCAGCCACCTGCCGCTCGCCGTCATCAGCGCGTGTACGCAGTACGAGGTCGAGACCGGCCTCGGCGTCGGAGTGGACGCCTTCCTCGCCAAGCCCTTCGAGCCGGCCGAACTCGTGCGGCTCGTCAAGCGCTTGATCGGGCGCCCGACTGGGCGTGAGGGAGAGGGGCATGGAGGGGGCAGGCAGGGGGGAGAGGGCCCGGACCAGGGCGGGGGCGGTGACGACGAAGGGGGCGAGGGCGGGGTCGCCGACGGGGTATCGGGCGGGATCTCCTTCGGCGGGTAG
- the nrtL gene encoding ArgS-related anticodon-binding protein NrtL: MTPTELSHTVLRTVRRAVDDGELAVTVPARAVVSEPGPGGCGDYATTIALQLARQAGQPPWRVAEVLRPRLMGADGIRDVVITGPGFLNISLDAEADPVTGLVREIRARGGAYGVGDALAGQVVVLRVPYEVRAEVVADAVGRIVATQGGRVTVEHGEPVTLRPVPAPEDPAPLGADAAQWALLHPAPHDRPRITADHLAQREGNPLFRVRYAHARVRSTSRNATRLGFAAEPGPVAARTSTGDAHAGTPVAAPMGSGALHTAAAPRPEAAAAAPRAETRDGLRATSVGRRPDAVVRVLLTSLADYPRILTAAATHRAPDRLARHLVAVADAVLPFLPSVLPHGQEKPSAAHRARLALAEAAGTVLAGGLTLLGIDAPEHL; the protein is encoded by the coding sequence GTGACCCCCACCGAGCTCTCCCACACCGTGTTGCGCACGGTACGTCGTGCTGTCGATGACGGGGAGCTGGCTGTGACCGTGCCCGCGCGGGCCGTGGTGAGCGAGCCAGGGCCCGGAGGGTGCGGGGACTACGCCACCACCATCGCCCTCCAGCTCGCCCGGCAGGCCGGGCAGCCTCCGTGGCGGGTCGCCGAGGTCCTGCGGCCTCGTCTCATGGGCGCCGATGGCATCCGGGACGTGGTCATCACCGGCCCGGGGTTCCTCAACATCAGCCTCGACGCCGAGGCCGACCCGGTTACCGGCCTGGTGCGGGAGATCCGTGCCCGTGGTGGGGCGTACGGCGTCGGTGACGCGCTCGCCGGGCAGGTCGTCGTGCTGCGCGTGCCCTACGAAGTCCGTGCCGAGGTCGTCGCCGACGCGGTGGGACGGATCGTCGCGACGCAGGGCGGGCGGGTCACCGTCGAGCACGGTGAGCCGGTCACCCTGCGGCCCGTGCCGGCCCCTGAGGACCCCGCCCCGCTCGGGGCCGACGCGGCTCAGTGGGCCCTGCTCCATCCTGCCCCGCACGACCGGCCCCGGATCACCGCCGATCACCTCGCCCAACGCGAGGGCAACCCCCTCTTCCGCGTCCGGTACGCCCACGCGCGTGTCCGCTCCACCAGCCGCAACGCGACCCGCCTGGGTTTCGCCGCCGAGCCCGGCCCTGTCGCGGCCCGGACGAGCACGGGTGACGCCCACGCCGGCACGCCCGTCGCCGCGCCCATGGGCTCGGGTGCCCTCCACACCGCCGCGGCACCCCGCCCGGAAGCCGCTGCCGCGGCACCCCGTGCGGAAACCCGTGACGGCCTCCGCGCCACGAGTGTGGGGCGCCGCCCGGACGCCGTCGTGCGCGTCCTGCTGACCTCCCTCGCCGACTACCCCCGTATCCTCACCGCGGCCGCCACCCACCGTGCTCCGGATCGGCTGGCTCGACATCTCGTCGCCGTCGCCGATGCCGTGCTGCCCTTCCTGCCCTCCGTGCTGCCCCATGGCCAGGAGAAACCCTCGGCCGCCCACCGCGCCCGGCTGGCCCTCGCCGAAGCCGCCGGGACGGTGCTGGCCGGTGGCCTGACCCTGCTCGGCATCGACGCACCCGAACACCTCTGA
- the lysA gene encoding diaminopimelate decarboxylase codes for MSRSAHPAGPRHADVLPEGHYSAPPADLNALDRKVWAQTVARGADGVVTVGGIDVIRLAEEFGTPAYILDEADFRARARAWRTAFGSDADVFYAGKAFLSRAVVRWLNEEGLNLDVCSGGELATALSAGMPAERIAFHGNNKSAQEIERAVSAGVGRIVLDSFPEIVRVAHIAQSLGKRQRVQIRVTVGVEAHTHEFIATAHEDQKFGIPLADGQAAEAVRRALQLDGLELIGIHSHIGSQIFDMSGFEVAAHRVVGLLKDIRDEHGIELPEIDLGGGLGIAYTSDDDPREPHEIAKALTEIVGRECEAARLRTPRISVEPGRAVVGPTAFTLYEVGTVKKLEGLRTYVSVDGGMSDNIRTALYDAEYSVALVSRSSDAAPMLARVVGKHCESGDIVVRDAFLPADLAPGDLIAVPATGAYCRSMASNYNHVLRPPVVAVRDGAARAIVRRETEEDLLLLDVG; via the coding sequence ATGAGCCGTTCCGCCCATCCCGCCGGGCCTCGTCACGCCGACGTCCTTCCCGAGGGGCACTACTCCGCGCCGCCCGCCGACCTCAATGCCCTCGACCGCAAGGTCTGGGCCCAGACCGTCGCACGGGGCGCCGACGGCGTCGTCACCGTCGGCGGTATCGACGTCATCCGGCTCGCCGAGGAGTTCGGCACCCCCGCCTACATCCTCGACGAGGCCGACTTCAGGGCCCGGGCACGTGCCTGGCGCACCGCCTTCGGTTCCGACGCCGACGTCTTCTACGCGGGCAAGGCGTTCCTCTCGCGTGCCGTCGTGCGGTGGCTGAACGAGGAGGGGTTGAACCTGGACGTGTGTTCCGGTGGGGAGCTGGCCACCGCGCTCTCCGCCGGCATGCCCGCCGAGCGGATCGCCTTCCACGGCAACAACAAGTCCGCGCAGGAGATCGAGCGGGCCGTCTCCGCCGGGGTCGGGCGCATCGTTCTCGACTCCTTCCCGGAGATCGTCCGCGTCGCCCACATCGCCCAATCGCTCGGCAAGCGCCAACGGGTCCAGATCCGTGTCACCGTCGGCGTCGAGGCGCACACGCACGAGTTCATCGCCACCGCCCACGAGGACCAGAAGTTCGGGATCCCGCTGGCCGACGGGCAGGCCGCCGAGGCCGTCCGGCGGGCCCTGCAGCTCGACGGGCTGGAACTGATCGGGATCCACTCCCACATCGGGTCGCAGATCTTCGACATGTCGGGGTTCGAGGTCGCCGCCCACCGTGTGGTCGGTCTACTGAAGGACATCCGGGACGAGCACGGGATCGAACTGCCCGAGATCGACCTCGGCGGCGGGCTGGGGATCGCGTACACCAGTGACGACGACCCCCGCGAGCCGCACGAGATCGCCAAGGCGCTCACCGAGATCGTCGGCCGGGAGTGCGAGGCCGCCCGGTTGCGGACGCCCCGCATCTCCGTCGAGCCCGGGCGCGCGGTCGTCGGTCCGACCGCCTTCACGCTCTACGAGGTCGGCACCGTCAAGAAGCTGGAAGGGCTGCGGACGTATGTCTCCGTCGACGGGGGCATGTCCGACAACATCCGGACCGCGCTGTACGACGCCGAGTACAGCGTCGCGCTCGTCTCCCGCAGCTCCGACGCCGCTCCCATGCTCGCCCGGGTCGTCGGCAAGCACTGCGAGAGCGGGGACATCGTGGTGAGGGACGCGTTCCTGCCCGCTGACCTGGCGCCGGGCGATCTGATCGCCGTACCGGCCACGGGCGCGTACTGCCGGTCCATGGCCAGCAACTACAACCACGTGCTCCGGCCGCCCGTCGTCGCCGTGCGGGACGGCGCGGCCCGGGCCATCGTCCGGCGGGAGACGGAGGAGGACCTCCTGCTCCTCGACGTCGGGTGA
- a CDS encoding homoserine dehydrogenase, translated as MRTRPLKVALLGCGVVGSEVARIMTAHADDLAARIGAPIELAGVAVRRPGKVREGIDPDLVTTDATALVKRGDVDVVVEVIGGIEPARTLITTALEHGASVVSANKALLAQDGAELHAAAEEHGRDLYYEAAVAGAIPLIRPLRESLAGDKVNRVLGIVNGTTNFILDKMDSTGAGYQEALDEATALGYAEADPTADVEGFDAAAKAAILAGIAFHTRVRLDDVYREGMTEVTAADFRSAKEMGCTIKLLAICERAADGASVTARVHPAMIPLSHPLASVRGAYNAVFVESDAAGQLMFYGPGAGGSPTASAVLGDLVAVCRNRLSGSTGPGESAYADLTVSPMGGVVTRYHISLDVADKPGVLAQVANVFAEHGVSIDTVRQQGKDGEASLVVVTHRASDASLSGTVEALRKLDTVRGVASIMRVEGE; from the coding sequence ATGCGTACGCGTCCGCTGAAGGTGGCGCTGCTGGGCTGTGGTGTGGTCGGCTCAGAGGTGGCGCGCATCATGACGGCGCACGCCGACGACCTCGCGGCCAGGATCGGGGCCCCGATCGAGCTCGCCGGGGTCGCCGTACGGCGCCCGGGCAAGGTGCGCGAGGGCATCGATCCGGATCTCGTCACCACTGATGCCACTGCCCTCGTCAAGCGCGGTGACGTCGATGTCGTGGTCGAGGTCATCGGCGGTATCGAGCCCGCCCGGACCCTCATCACCACCGCCCTCGAGCACGGTGCTTCCGTGGTCTCCGCCAACAAGGCACTGCTGGCCCAGGACGGTGCCGAGCTGCACGCCGCCGCCGAGGAACACGGCCGGGACCTCTACTACGAGGCCGCGGTCGCCGGTGCCATCCCGCTGATCCGGCCGCTGCGCGAGTCCCTTGCCGGGGACAAGGTCAACCGGGTCCTCGGCATCGTCAACGGGACCACCAATTTCATCCTCGACAAGATGGATTCGACGGGGGCCGGGTACCAGGAGGCGCTCGACGAGGCGACCGCCCTCGGATACGCCGAAGCGGACCCCACCGCTGATGTCGAGGGGTTCGACGCCGCAGCCAAGGCCGCGATCCTCGCCGGCATCGCCTTCCACACGCGGGTGCGCCTGGACGACGTGTACCGCGAGGGCATGACCGAGGTCACCGCCGCCGACTTCCGGTCGGCCAAGGAGATGGGGTGCACCATCAAGCTGCTCGCCATCTGTGAGCGGGCCGCGGACGGGGCGTCCGTGACCGCGCGTGTGCATCCCGCGATGATCCCGCTCAGCCACCCGCTCGCCTCCGTGCGCGGCGCGTACAACGCCGTCTTCGTCGAGTCGGACGCCGCCGGGCAGCTGATGTTCTACGGGCCCGGTGCCGGCGGTTCGCCGACCGCCTCCGCCGTCCTCGGCGACCTGGTCGCGGTCTGTCGCAACCGGCTCAGCGGTTCGACCGGCCCCGGCGAGTCGGCGTACGCCGACCTGACCGTCTCTCCGATGGGAGGGGTCGTCACGCGCTACCACATCAGCCTTGACGTGGCGGACAAACCGGGTGTGCTCGCCCAGGTCGCGAACGTCTTCGCCGAGCACGGGGTGTCGATCGACACCGTTCGGCAGCAGGGCAAGGACGGCGAGGCCTCCCTCGTCGTCGTCACCCACCGAGCCTCCGACGCCTCCCTGTCCGGGACCGTCGAGGCGCTGCGCAAGCTCGACACCGTGCGGGGTGTCGCCAGCATCATGCGGGTTGAAGGAGAGTAA
- the thrC gene encoding threonine synthase has product MTHQWRGIIEEYRDRLPVSDTTPVVTLREGGTPLVPAQVLSERTGCEVHLKVEGANPTGSFKDRGMTMAISKAKEEGAKAVICASTGNTSASAAAYAVRAGMVSAVLVPQGKIALGKMGQALVHGAKILQVDGNFDDCLTLARALSDNYPVALVNSVNPVRIEGQKTASFEIVDMLGDAPDIHVLPVGNAGNITAYWRGYKEYAADGIAAGTPRMWGFQASGSAPIVRGEIVKEPSTIATAIRIGNPASWQYALAARDESGGTIGEVTDREILRAYRLLAAQEGVFVEPASAASVAGLLKAAEQGKVDPGQRIVCTVTGNGLKDPDWAVAGAPQPVTVPVDAATAAERLGLA; this is encoded by the coding sequence ATGACCCACCAGTGGCGCGGAATCATCGAGGAGTACCGGGACAGGCTGCCGGTGTCCGACACCACGCCGGTCGTGACGCTCCGCGAGGGCGGCACGCCCCTCGTGCCCGCGCAGGTGCTCTCCGAGCGCACGGGCTGTGAGGTCCACCTGAAGGTGGAGGGAGCCAACCCCACCGGGTCCTTCAAGGACCGCGGCATGACCATGGCCATCAGCAAGGCCAAGGAGGAGGGGGCCAAGGCCGTCATCTGCGCCTCCACCGGTAACACCTCCGCCTCTGCCGCCGCGTACGCCGTACGGGCCGGCATGGTGTCGGCCGTGCTGGTGCCGCAGGGCAAGATCGCCCTGGGCAAGATGGGCCAGGCCCTGGTGCACGGTGCCAAGATCCTCCAGGTCGACGGCAACTTCGACGACTGCCTCACCCTGGCGCGCGCCCTGAGCGACAACTATCCGGTGGCGCTGGTCAATTCGGTTAATCCGGTGCGCATCGAGGGCCAGAAGACCGCTTCCTTCGAGATCGTGGACATGCTCGGCGACGCGCCCGACATCCACGTCCTCCCGGTCGGTAACGCGGGCAACATCACTGCCTACTGGAGGGGCTACAAGGAGTACGCCGCCGACGGCATCGCCGCCGGGACTCCTCGGATGTGGGGTTTCCAGGCCTCCGGAAGCGCCCCGATCGTGCGCGGCGAGATCGTCAAGGAGCCCTCGACCATCGCCACCGCCATCCGCATCGGCAACCCCGCCTCCTGGCAGTACGCCCTCGCCGCCCGGGACGAGTCCGGCGGTACCATCGGCGAGGTGACGGACCGTGAGATCCTGCGTGCCTACCGTCTGTTGGCCGCGCAGGAGGGCGTCTTCGTGGAGCCCGCCTCAGCCGCCTCGGTGGCCGGCCTCCTCAAGGCCGCCGAGCAGGGCAAGGTGGACCCGGGGCAGCGCATCGTGTGCACGGTCACCGGCAACGGCCTGAAGGACCCCGACTGGGCCGTCGCCGGAGCCCCGCAGCCGGTCACCGTTCCGGTCGACGCGGCCACCGCGGCCGAGCGCCTCGGCCTCGCCTGA
- the thrB gene encoding homoserine kinase — MAGPAFRAAAVRVRVPATSANLGPGFDALGLALGLYDDVVVRVADSGLHIDIAGEGSETLPRDEDHLLVRSLRSAFDLLGGQPRGLEIVCANRIPHGRGLGSSSAAICAGIVAARAVTIGGEARLDDAALLELATEIEGHPDNVAACLLGGFTLSWMETGAARAIRMEPNHSIVPVVFVPGKPVLTETARGLLPRTVPHVDAAANAGRAALLVEALTRRPELLLAATEDRLHQEYRAPAMPESAALVERLRADGIPAVISGAGPTVMALADAGTAAKVEALAGADWAANRLSLDTQGASVLPLAP, encoded by the coding sequence ATGGCCGGTCCAGCGTTCCGCGCCGCCGCCGTCCGGGTGCGCGTTCCCGCCACCAGCGCCAACCTCGGTCCGGGCTTCGACGCCCTGGGCCTCGCGCTGGGGCTCTACGACGATGTCGTCGTCCGGGTGGCCGACTCCGGGCTGCACATCGACATCGCGGGTGAAGGCAGCGAGACCCTCCCGCGTGACGAGGACCATCTTCTGGTCCGTTCCCTGCGCAGCGCCTTCGACCTGCTGGGCGGACAGCCGCGCGGCCTGGAAATTGTCTGTGCCAATCGCATTCCGCACGGTCGGGGCCTCGGCTCGTCCTCCGCCGCGATCTGCGCCGGCATCGTCGCCGCCCGGGCCGTGACCATAGGCGGCGAAGCCCGGCTCGACGACGCGGCGCTGCTGGAGCTGGCCACCGAGATCGAGGGCCACCCGGACAATGTGGCGGCCTGTCTGCTCGGCGGATTCACCCTGTCCTGGATGGAGACCGGCGCTGCCCGGGCGATCAGGATGGAGCCGAACCATTCCATCGTTCCGGTGGTTTTCGTCCCCGGAAAGCCGGTCCTGACCGAGACTGCGCGCGGCCTGCTCCCGCGTACCGTGCCGCACGTCGACGCCGCGGCCAACGCTGGCCGCGCTGCCCTGCTCGTCGAGGCTCTGACCAGGCGTCCCGAGCTGCTGCTGGCCGCCACCGAGGACCGCCTCCACCAGGAGTACCGCGCCCCGGCCATGCCGGAGAGCGCCGCGTTGGTGGAGCGGCTGCGGGCCGACGGCATCCCGGCGGTGATCTCGGGCGCCGGCCCCACCGTGATGGCCCTCGCTGACGCCGGCACCGCCGCCAAGGTGGAGGCCCTGGCCGGGGCCGATTGGGCCGCCAACCGGCTGAGCCTCGACACGCAGGGAGCGAGCGTACTGCCGCTGGCGCCCTGA
- the rho gene encoding transcription termination factor Rho, translating into MSDTTDLMGARVEETAAAPATDASAPATGAGSRRRRGTGLEGMVLAELQQVASGLGIRGTARMRKSQLIEVIKEAQAGGGASQASSGSGGGTSAAKADSAAETKPKRRATSKARTGAAADGGKKARTEAPAAEKAAAAQQQIEIPGQPAGDTARGSEAERGGENAPTERRRRRATAEAGTPETAAEPKNEPKAETKTESKAEPKTEPKAEAPAQQSQQGEARSDAGDGEGRGRRDRRERGRDRDRRNKGDDQQGGQRQQQGQQGGGRQDDGYDDEAGGRRGRRGRYRDRRGRRGRDDIAEPQLAEDDVLIPVAGILDILDNYAFIRTSGYLPGPNDVYVSLAQVRKNGLRKGDHITGAVRQPKEGERREKFNALVRLDSVNGMAPEHGRGRPEFNKLTPLYPQDRLRLETDPGVLTTRIIDLVSPIGKGQRGLIVAPPKTGKTMIMQAIANAITHNNPECHLMVVLVDERPEEVTDMQRSVKGEVISSTFDRPAEDHTTVAELAIERAKRLVELGHDVVVLLDSITRLGRAYNLAAPASGRILSGGVDSTALYPPKRFFGAARNIEDGGSLTILATALVDTGSRMDEVIFEEFKGTGNMELKLDRKLADKRIFPAVDVDASGTRKEEILLGAEELNIVWKLRRVLHALDQQQAIELLLDKMKQTKSNVEFLMQIQKTTPAPGNGD; encoded by the coding sequence GTGAGCGACACCACCGATCTGATGGGCGCACGTGTCGAGGAGACCGCTGCCGCGCCCGCCACGGACGCCTCCGCGCCTGCCACCGGTGCCGGCTCCCGGCGGCGCCGCGGTACCGGCCTTGAGGGCATGGTGCTGGCCGAGCTGCAGCAGGTCGCCTCGGGCCTCGGTATCAGGGGCACTGCGCGCATGCGCAAGAGCCAGCTGATCGAGGTCATCAAGGAGGCGCAGGCGGGTGGGGGTGCCTCCCAGGCCTCTTCGGGCTCTGGGGGAGGGACCTCGGCCGCCAAGGCAGACAGCGCCGCCGAGACCAAGCCGAAGCGCCGCGCCACCTCCAAGGCCCGTACGGGCGCTGCCGCCGACGGCGGGAAGAAGGCCAGGACCGAGGCTCCGGCCGCCGAGAAGGCGGCCGCGGCTCAGCAGCAGATCGAGATCCCCGGTCAGCCGGCTGGGGACACCGCCCGCGGGAGCGAGGCCGAGCGCGGGGGCGAGAACGCCCCGACCGAGCGCCGTCGTCGCCGCGCCACCGCGGAAGCCGGTACCCCCGAGACCGCGGCCGAGCCGAAGAACGAGCCCAAGGCAGAGACGAAGACAGAGTCCAAGGCCGAGCCCAAGACAGAGCCCAAGGCCGAGGCGCCGGCCCAGCAGTCACAGCAGGGCGAGGCCAGGAGCGATGCCGGTGACGGCGAGGGCCGCGGACGCCGTGACCGTCGTGAGCGCGGCCGGGACCGTGACCGCCGCAACAAGGGCGACGACCAGCAGGGCGGCCAGCGCCAGCAGCAGGGCCAGCAGGGCGGCGGCCGTCAGGACGACGGCTACGACGACGAGGCGGGCGGGCGCCGGGGCCGCCGCGGCCGCTACCGCGACCGCCGGGGCCGTCGTGGCCGCGACGACATCGCCGAGCCGCAGCTCGCCGAGGACGATGTGCTGATCCCCGTCGCGGGCATCCTGGACATCCTCGACAACTACGCCTTCATCCGCACCTCCGGCTACCTTCCGGGCCCGAACGACGTGTACGTCTCCCTGGCCCAGGTGCGCAAGAACGGCCTGCGCAAGGGTGACCACATCACCGGTGCGGTCCGACAGCCGAAGGAGGGCGAGCGCCGCGAGAAGTTCAACGCGCTCGTCCGCCTCGACTCCGTCAACGGCATGGCGCCCGAACACGGCCGTGGCCGCCCGGAGTTCAACAAGCTCACCCCGCTCTATCCGCAGGATCGCCTCCGCCTGGAGACGGACCCCGGCGTGCTCACCACCCGCATCATCGACCTGGTCTCGCCCATCGGAAAGGGCCAGCGCGGTCTGATCGTGGCTCCGCCGAAGACCGGCAAGACCATGATCATGCAGGCGATCGCCAACGCGATCACGCACAACAACCCCGAGTGCCACCTGATGGTCGTCCTCGTCGACGAGCGTCCGGAAGAGGTCACCGACATGCAGCGGTCGGTCAAGGGCGAGGTCATCTCCTCGACCTTCGACCGCCCGGCCGAGGACCACACCACGGTCGCCGAGCTGGCGATCGAGCGGGCGAAGCGGCTCGTCGAGCTCGGCCACGACGTCGTCGTCCTGCTCGACTCGATCACGCGTCTGGGCCGTGCCTACAACCTCGCTGCTCCGGCCTCCGGCCGCATCCTGTCCGGTGGTGTCGACTCGACCGCGCTGTACCCGCCGAAGCGGTTCTTCGGCGCGGCACGGAACATCGAGGACGGCGGTTCGCTGACCATCCTGGCCACGGCCCTCGTGGACACCGGATCCCGCATGGACGAGGTGATCTTCGAGGAGTTCAAGGGCACGGGCAACATGGAGCTCAAGCTCGACCGGAAGCTCGCTGACAAGCGCATCTTCCCGGCCGTGGACGTGGATGCCTCCGGCACCCGCAAGGAAGAGATCCTGCTCGGTGCTGAGGAGCTGAACATCGTCTGGAAGCTGCGGCGGGTGCTGCACGCGCTCGACCAGCAGCAGGCGATCGAGCTGCTGCTCGACAAGATGAAGCAGACCAAGTCGAACGTCGAGTTCCTGATGCAGATCCAGAAGACGACGCCGGCGCCGGGCAACGGGGACTGA
- a CDS encoding LCP family protein: MSADSTPEPGIPDPAETGPRRRGKGHRRKARGKSHRALRVTAWTAAGVVVLGGTGAAYLYFKLNGNIKSVDINQALGTDRPTKIDNGSENILVLGSDSRSGKNKKLGGGTDDGSARSDTAMIVHVYQGHKKASVVSIPRDTLIDRPACTDTGGVIHPAASGAMFNSAYSTGGAACAVKTVESLTGIRMDHYLEVDFAGFQQLIDDLGGVQVTTTKNIDDPKSHLDLKAGTHTLDGRQALGLVRTRHGVGDGSDLGRIQLQQAFVKALIDQVKHVGLLTSPKKLFDLANTATKAVTTDSDLGSVNSLMGFADGLKGVSSSHMSMVTMPVQYDPANPNRVLPVEAKAQLVWEALKNDRSIPKAATEGTATGEAKGVVSAP, translated from the coding sequence GTGTCCGCCGACAGCACGCCGGAGCCCGGCATACCGGACCCGGCCGAGACGGGCCCCCGCCGCCGTGGCAAGGGCCACCGCCGCAAGGCCCGCGGCAAGAGCCACCGGGCCCTGCGCGTCACGGCCTGGACGGCCGCGGGGGTGGTCGTGCTGGGCGGCACCGGCGCGGCGTACCTGTACTTCAAGCTCAACGGCAACATCAAGAGCGTCGACATCAACCAGGCCCTCGGCACGGACCGGCCCACGAAGATCGACAACGGCTCCGAGAACATCCTGGTCCTCGGTTCGGACAGCCGCTCGGGCAAGAACAAGAAGCTCGGCGGCGGCACCGACGACGGCAGCGCCCGCTCCGACACGGCCATGATCGTCCACGTGTACCAGGGGCACAAGAAGGCCAGTGTGGTCTCCATCCCGCGCGACACCCTGATCGACCGTCCGGCGTGCACCGACACCGGTGGTGTGATCCACCCGGCCGCCTCCGGCGCGATGTTCAACTCGGCCTACTCCACCGGCGGCGCGGCCTGCGCGGTGAAGACCGTCGAGTCACTCACCGGCATTCGGATGGACCACTACCTGGAGGTCGACTTCGCGGGCTTCCAGCAGCTCATCGACGACCTCGGCGGGGTCCAGGTCACCACGACCAAGAACATCGACGACCCGAAGAGCCACCTGGACCTCAAGGCCGGCACCCACACGCTCGACGGACGGCAGGCCCTGGGACTTGTCCGCACCCGGCACGGCGTCGGCGACGGCTCCGACCTGGGCCGGATCCAGCTCCAGCAGGCGTTCGTCAAGGCACTGATCGACCAGGTCAAGCACGTCGGCCTCCTCACCAGCCCGAAGAAGCTGTTCGACCTCGCCAACACCGCGACCAAGGCCGTCACCACCGACTCCGACCTCGGCTCGGTCAACTCCCTGATGGGCTTCGCGGACGGCCTCAAGGGCGTCAGCTCGTCCCATATGAGCATGGTCACCATGCCGGTCCAGTACGACCCGGCCAACCCCAACCGGGTCCTGCCGGTAGAGGCGAAGGCCCAGCTGGTCTGGGAGGCCCTGAAGAACGACCGGTCGATCCCGAAGGCGGCCACCGAGGGGACGGCCACCGGTGAGGCCAAGGGCGTGGTCAGCGCCCCGTGA
- the rpmE gene encoding 50S ribosomal protein L31, with product MKRDIHPEYVETQVSCTCGASFTTRSTIESGTIRAEVCSECHPFYTGKQKILDTGGRVARFEARFGKAAAGSKK from the coding sequence TTGAAGCGCGACATCCACCCCGAGTACGTCGAGACGCAGGTCAGCTGCACCTGCGGAGCGTCGTTCACGACCCGCAGCACCATCGAGTCCGGCACCATCCGGGCCGAGGTCTGCTCCGAGTGCCACCCGTTCTACACGGGCAAGCAGAAGATCCTCGACACCGGTGGCCGTGTGGCCCGCTTCGAGGCCCGCTTCGGCAAGGCTGCCGCCGGCTCCAAGAAGTAG